The following coding sequences lie in one Drosophila sulfurigaster albostrigata strain 15112-1811.04 chromosome 2R, ASM2355843v2, whole genome shotgun sequence genomic window:
- the LOC133836177 gene encoding LOW QUALITY PROTEIN: nicotinamide/nicotinic acid mononucleotide adenylyltransferase 3 (The sequence of the model RefSeq protein was modified relative to this genomic sequence to represent the inferred CDS: deleted 1 base in 1 codon), which yields MSGYIDEPDSMLSLPRVAFIACGCFSPPTPMHLRMFEIARDYFEINGTHKVVGGIISPTHDSYGKKGLAPSLDRCAMVKLAVQSSSWIRLSDWEVHQPQWMRTQAVLQHHQNYLNNYINSPGDEEQNGPLPGWLPLGLRDRKDPIRLKLLCGADLLESFAVPGLWAQEDIEEIVSNYGLVVITRCGSNPEKFIFESDVLTKYQRNITLITNWVPNEVSSSLVRRLLGRGESVKYLLDDLVLNYVMRQGLYNVKSKYITDALRPNHLNFNRSYMDNNKNTIQLDNVQSPQSDMDESDSPLRQQTRVFCCGESTPRAASAAAKLLLNRSGPGQAVQVITVQGKGNMISEVYEESQAKKQKMLQGQQL from the exons ATGTCCGGTTACATTGACGAGCCAGATAGCATGTTGTCGTTGCCACGGGTAGCATTCATAGCATGCGGTTGCTTCAGCCCCCCAACGCCGATGCATCTCCGGATGTTTG AAATTGCTCGTGATTACTTTGAGATAAATGGCACGCACAAAGTTGTGGGCGGTATCATTTCGCCCACGCATGATTCCTATGGCAAGAAAGGACTGGCGCCCTCC TTGGATCGTTGTGCCATGGTCAAGTTGGCGGTGCAGTCATCCAGCTGGATTCGATTGTCGGACTGGGAAGTGCATCAGCCGCAATGGATGCGCACACAAGCCGTGCTCCAACATCATCAAAACTATCTGAACAACTATATCAATTCCCCAGGAGATGAGGAGCAAAATGGTCCGCTGCCAGGTTGGCTGCCACTCGGATTACGGGATCGGAAGGATCCAATACGTCTGAAGCTGCTGTGCGGTGCCGATTTGCTCGAGTCCTTTGCAGTGCCTGGACTGTGGGCCCAAGAGGAT ATTGAGGAGATTGTTTCCAACTATGGACTAGTAGTGATTACTCGCTGTGGTTCCAATCCGGAaaagtttatatttgaatCTGATGTGTTAACCAAATATCAG CGCAATATAACGCTGATTACCAACTGGGTGCCCAATGAGGTGAGCTCATCTTTGGTGCGGCGTCTTCTGGGACGCGGTGAGTCTGTCAAATATCTGCTGGACGACTTGGTGCTCAACTATGTGATGCGTCAGGGCTTGTATAATGTGAAATC TAAGTATATAACGGATGCACTGCGTCCaaatcatttgaatttcaatcgCTCGTAcatggacaacaacaagaacaccaTTCAACTGGATAATGTGCAGTCGCCGCAATCGGATATGGATGAATCGGACAGTCCGTTGAGGCAACAGACGCGTGTCTTCTGCTGTGGCGAGTCAACCCCCCGAGCTGCCTCTGCCGCCGCCAAGCTGCTGTTGAATCGCTCGGGACCTGGACAAGCGGTGCAGGTGATCACGGTCCAGGGCAAGGGCAACATGATTAGCGAGGTCTACGAG GAATCGCAGGCGAAGAAACAAAAGATGCTACAAGGACAACAGCTTTAA
- the LOC133836174 gene encoding uncharacterized protein LOC133836174 isoform X1, producing MFFFRRPNVKPAPRPSRAPSFALPKRRAPVLLTPSHQHDQLPFLSRSRFSALPHFRAHGEEPESLSLFIAILYVVDLFGIFPFLTLPALLVRLGYFGVLLVLSIIFLQMYTSFLLAQCWTMAEYLDPSIMQKRNYPYAALAELAFGPYVSLLVSILLDLSIFALAVPSIVMAAENLEAVVLRMSAGHYNFSYCYWAIIVGLVICPLMWLGSPKHMRGLAIIAVCGLIIIVALLWYCLLDAAAIGEPFEGVSMELPGFLTVLNSYSILAFQFDIHPVLLTLQIDMKRKHQVSWAALGGIAITCSVAIIGSVIAAYKFGSMVASNLLHSLPTSVPFYVMLILMSLQLCFSVTVASSAMFLQIENYFKLPETLSCKRVLVRSCVLALEVLVAEFVPSFDALMDVVGGTITGPLVFILPPLLYRRIRRMELVHQRIAAEASYGSLPLDLNYDPVELEMEPLLVTTKPHTPRGLWLRVVRLLHRLECDVSCTMAVLIFGLLATFLSTYLNLFTIGDLFKNNSPCLGNLSVH from the exons ATGTTTTTCTTTCGTCGCCCGAATGTCAAACCAGCGCCACGCCCCTCGCGTGCTCCATCCTTTGCGCTGCCCAAGCGACGTGCTCCTGTGCTCCTGACACCCTCCCATCAGCATGATCAGCTGCCATTCCTATCGAGATCTCGCTTCAGCGCCTTGCCACACTTTCGTGCCCATGGCGAGGAACCCGAGAGTCTCTCGCTCTTCATTGCCATTCTGTATGTCGTGGATTTGTTTGGCATCTTTCCGTTTCTAACGCTGCCCGCGCTGCTGGTCCGGCTCGGTTACTTTGGTGTCCTCCTCGTGCTCTCCATCATCTTCCTCCAGATGTACACTTCGTTTTTGCTGGCCCAATGCTGGACCATGGCCGAGTATCTGGATCCCTCCATCATGCAGAAGCGCAATTATCCCTacgctgctttggctgaacTGGCCTTTGGTCCTTATGTCAGCTTGTTGGTTTCCATCCTGCTCGATCTCAGCATCTTTGCCTTGGCTGTGCCCAGCATTGTCATGGCCGCTGAGAACCTGGAGGCTGTTGTGCTGCGCATGAGTGCAGGGCATTATAACTTCTCCTATTGCTACTGGGCCATCATTGTGGGCCTCGTCATCTGCCCGCTCATGTGGCTGGGCAGCCCTAAACACATGCG AGGTTTGGCCATTATTGCCGTGTGTGGACTAATCATCATTGTGGCACTGCTTTGGTATTGCCTCCTGGATGCAGCCGCCATTGGAGAACCTTTTGAAGGCGTCTCAATGG AGTTGCCCGGTTTCCTGACCGTTCTCAACAGCTACAGCATTCTGGCCTTCCAGTTTGATATTCATCCCGTGCTGCTCACTTTACAGATTGACATGAAGCGCAAGCATCAAGTTTCCTGGGCAGCTCTTGGAGGCATTGCCA TCACTTGCAGTGTGGCCATCATTGGTTCGGTGATTGCCGCCTACAAGTTTGGCTCCATGGTGGCCAGCAATCTCCTCCACTCGCTGCCCACCAGCGTGCCCTTCTATGTGATGTTGATTCTGATGTCGCTGCAGCTTTGCTTCTCTGTCACTGTGGCCAGCTCAGCCATGTTTCTGCAAATCGAGAACTACTTCAAGTTGCCAGAAA CACTTTCCTGCAAGCGTGTTCTGGTACGTTCCTGTGTGCTGGCCTTGGAGGTGCTTGTGGCTGAGTTTGTGCCCAGCTTTGATGCACTGATGGATGTGGTTGGAGGCACCATCACAGGACCTTTAGTCTTCATACTTCCACCTCTCTTGTATCGACGTATACGGCGCATGGAGTTGGTGCATCAACGGATTGCCGCAGAGGCAAGTTACGGCAGCTTGCCGCTGGATCTGAACTACGATCCTGTGGAGCTGGAAATGGAGCCACTGCTGGTCACCACAAAGCCGCACACTCCGCGTGGTTTGTGGCTGCGTGTGGTGAGGCTGTTGCATCGCCTTGAGTGCGATGTCTCGTGTACGATGGCGGTGCTAATCTTTGGACTGTTGGCCACATTTTTGTCTACCTACTTGAATCTGTTTACCATCGGTGATCTGTTCAAGAACAATTCACCATGCTTGGGTAATCTGAGTGTGCATTAG
- the LOC133836174 gene encoding uncharacterized protein LOC133836174 isoform X2: MFFFRRPNVKPAPRPSRAPSFALPKRRAPVLLTPSHQHDQLPFLSRSRFSALPHFRAHGEEPESLSLFIAILYVVDLFGIFPFLTLPALLVRLGYFGVLLVLSIIFLQMYTSFLLAQCWTMAEYLDPSIMQKRNYPYAALAELAFGPYVSLLVSILLDLSIFALAVPSIVMAAENLEAVVLRMSAGHYNFSYCYWAIIVGLVICPLMWLGSPKHMRGLAIIAVCGLIIIVALLWYCLLDAAAIGEPFEGVSMELPGFLTVLNSYSILAFQFDIHPVLLTLQIDMKRKHQVSWAALGGIAMWPSLVR; the protein is encoded by the exons ATGTTTTTCTTTCGTCGCCCGAATGTCAAACCAGCGCCACGCCCCTCGCGTGCTCCATCCTTTGCGCTGCCCAAGCGACGTGCTCCTGTGCTCCTGACACCCTCCCATCAGCATGATCAGCTGCCATTCCTATCGAGATCTCGCTTCAGCGCCTTGCCACACTTTCGTGCCCATGGCGAGGAACCCGAGAGTCTCTCGCTCTTCATTGCCATTCTGTATGTCGTGGATTTGTTTGGCATCTTTCCGTTTCTAACGCTGCCCGCGCTGCTGGTCCGGCTCGGTTACTTTGGTGTCCTCCTCGTGCTCTCCATCATCTTCCTCCAGATGTACACTTCGTTTTTGCTGGCCCAATGCTGGACCATGGCCGAGTATCTGGATCCCTCCATCATGCAGAAGCGCAATTATCCCTacgctgctttggctgaacTGGCCTTTGGTCCTTATGTCAGCTTGTTGGTTTCCATCCTGCTCGATCTCAGCATCTTTGCCTTGGCTGTGCCCAGCATTGTCATGGCCGCTGAGAACCTGGAGGCTGTTGTGCTGCGCATGAGTGCAGGGCATTATAACTTCTCCTATTGCTACTGGGCCATCATTGTGGGCCTCGTCATCTGCCCGCTCATGTGGCTGGGCAGCCCTAAACACATGCG AGGTTTGGCCATTATTGCCGTGTGTGGACTAATCATCATTGTGGCACTGCTTTGGTATTGCCTCCTGGATGCAGCCGCCATTGGAGAACCTTTTGAAGGCGTCTCAATGG AGTTGCCCGGTTTCCTGACCGTTCTCAACAGCTACAGCATTCTGGCCTTCCAGTTTGATATTCATCCCGTGCTGCTCACTTTACAGATTGACATGAAGCGCAAGCATCAAGTTTCCTGGGCAGCTCTTGGAGGCATTGCCA TGTGGCCATCATTGGTTCGGTGA